In the Thermus neutrinimicus genome, TGATCAGAAGCTGACGGTAAGGGATCAGGGCCCCTTTGGGCTGGCCGGTAGTGCCCCCGGTGAAGAGGAGGAGGGCGGGGTCTTCCAGCCCTACCCTGGTGGCCTCCCCTATTTCCGCCCCCTCGAGGAGGACCTCGAGGGGAAGGGCCTGGGGATCCAGGGCCTGGGCTGTTTCCTGGAAGCCTTCCCCATAGAAGAGCACCCGGGGCTCGGTGTAGGCGTAAAGAGCTTGGAGTTCGGGCAAGCTAAGTCGGTAGTTGAAGGGGGTGAGGATATGGCCGAGAAGGGGGCCCGCGAAGAAAAGGTCCAGGTACGCCGGGTGGTTCCAGGCGAGAAGGCCTATCCGGTCCCCTTTACCCACCCCCAGGTCCCGCAGCACCCCGGCGGCCTGCCGCGCCCTCCGGTAAAGATCCCCGTAGGTTAACCACCCTCCCCGGAAAAAGAGGGCCTTCCGCTCCGGATGGTAACCGGCAAGCTGCCCTAGCCAGTTGGGCTCAAGCATACAGCCTCCCTTCCAGGCGGAGTACCGCCGCCCCGTAGAAGTACCCCACCCCTGCTGCTGCCAAGGCCACCAGGCTCCGCTCCCGCAGAAGCCCCTTGTCCCAGGCCAGCTTTAGGGAGAGGATGGGATCCAGCTGCCCCAGGTGGCCGAAGCGCTCCAGGTAGAGGGATTGCTCCTCCCTCAGACCTAGGCTCTCCAGCACCGCCCGATGGGCGGAGCGCTTCATGTGGAGGAGGGCCAGGTAGTCCAGGTCGGCCTCGGTGTAACCTGCTTCTGCGAGAGCCTCCTGTATAGTTTCCACGAAATTGGGAATGGAGGTGGCATCCAGGCGGTCTTTCATCGTCTGGGGATTCTCCACGCGCAGGCGGAACTCGGACAGGTTCCCCGGGTTTAAAGGGTTCCGGGTTCCCCCCACGGGCACCTTGACCATGAGGGCCAGGGTGGAGTCCATGCGGTGGGCAAGGCCCAAAAGCCGGAGCCCTGGCCCCTCCCGGGTGAGGACCACGGCGCCACCCCCTGCGGCCAGATCGTAGAGGAAGCGGGTGTTGGGGTCCCGGTAGTCCACCAGGTCCCCGTTGCGGTAACCTCCTGCCACCAGGATCACCTGAGCCTCCTTGCGGGTGGTGAAAAGCCCTCGGGCTACCTCCAGGGCCCCCATGAGGGAAGCGCACTTCTGGTTGAGGTCCAGACCCTTGGCCCTCGAGGCCCCAAGGCCCAGGGCCAGGTAGGGAGCCGTGGCCCAGACGGGGTAGTCCTTGTGCTCCTCCACGATGGAAATCACCCAGTCTATGGCCTCTCCAGGCATGCCCGCTGCCTTGAGGGCAGCTTGGGCAGCCCAGAGGGCCATATCCGCAGGGTGATCCTCAGGTCCCGGCACCGGTTTTTCCAAGATGCCCAGCTTTTCCCGCACCACCTCTGCGGGCAGGCGGGCCCAAAGGGCGATCTCCTCGGCGCTTACACGACCCTCCGGCAGATAGATCCCAAGGCTACGCACGACCATCTACCCCACAGGTTAGGGAGGGGGTGTTACCCGGGCGTTACAAATCCACCAGGGGGGTGGGACGTACAGTAAAGAAGGTTGGGGGATATACGTGGCCACTTTGCACCTCTTGGGAGGGGAGTCGCTTAAGCTAGGGGACCTACAGGTGGTGTTGGAGCGCAAGGCAGCCGGGGTCCTGGCGTACCTGGTCCTCGAGGGCCCTACCCCCCGTTCCAAGCTGGCTGGACTTCTTTGGCCCGAGAGCCACGAGCGGGCTGCTCGCAACAACCTGGTCCAGTCCTTAAGGAGGCTTCGGGGAGCAGCAGGCGGGTATGAGGCCGTAAGGGGGGAGGGGGTGCTTCACCTTGCCCAAGGCTTGGAAGCCGAAGTTGCCCAGCTTGTACGGTTTGCCCTCCAGGGGAGGTAGGCCCTGGTTGTGGATCTACAGGGCGAACTGTTAAGGGGCTACGACTACGACGAC is a window encoding:
- a CDS encoding 3-oxoacyl-ACP synthase, which encodes MVVRSLGIYLPEGRVSAEEIALWARLPAEVVREKLGILEKPVPGPEDHPADMALWAAQAALKAAGMPGEAIDWVISIVEEHKDYPVWATAPYLALGLGASRAKGLDLNQKCASLMGALEVARGLFTTRKEAQVILVAGGYRNGDLVDYRDPNTRFLYDLAAGGGAVVLTREGPGLRLLGLAHRMDSTLALMVKVPVGGTRNPLNPGNLSEFRLRVENPQTMKDRLDATSIPNFVETIQEALAEAGYTEADLDYLALLHMKRSAHRAVLESLGLREEQSLYLERFGHLGQLDPILSLKLAWDKGLLRERSLVALAAAGVGYFYGAAVLRLEGRLYA